In Micromonospora sp. WMMA1363, a genomic segment contains:
- a CDS encoding oligopeptide:H+ symporter, with the protein MAAFFVGIQAIGLLAPLVIGALGERVSWRLAFATIGAVVAVGVLTTAVGRRALGSTGARRARPLSPAERRRLLHRLVPIAGMLVLLLIVGLSAGVVPPQAALGIVGLLLIAAPWGAYRRLRRNPELTGDDRWRLSVMLRLMLAATVFWLLAGQDGSVLTLFAKEPTDRTVFGFTFPASWLQGATPLFMLLVAPLIAWQLTRLGARVAVPDKFAFGLLLAGVSFLLMTVAAALAAGGDRVSPLWLLSVYLLHALGEIVVAAVSISAIADLVPRAFLGQAIGVYWLFAALGGGLSAQVAALIDVLSGPVYYVSLAVVALAIGALFLAFRRRLNAPFVDDAPQPAPPTPPAPRVARPAGQQ; encoded by the coding sequence CTGGCCGCGTTCTTCGTCGGTATCCAGGCGATCGGCCTGCTCGCACCGTTGGTGATCGGCGCGCTCGGTGAGCGGGTGAGCTGGCGGCTCGCCTTCGCCACCATCGGCGCGGTCGTCGCGGTCGGCGTGCTGACCACGGCCGTCGGACGGCGTGCCCTCGGCAGCACGGGCGCGCGGCGGGCCCGCCCGCTGTCGCCGGCCGAACGCCGGAGGCTGCTGCACCGACTGGTCCCGATCGCCGGCATGCTCGTCCTGCTGCTGATCGTCGGCCTGAGCGCCGGTGTGGTCCCGCCGCAGGCCGCGCTCGGCATCGTCGGCCTGCTGCTCATCGCCGCGCCGTGGGGCGCGTACCGGCGGCTGCGCCGCAACCCGGAGCTGACCGGCGACGACCGGTGGCGGCTGTCGGTGATGCTCCGGCTGATGTTGGCCGCGACCGTCTTCTGGCTGCTGGCTGGTCAGGACGGTTCCGTGCTGACGCTGTTCGCCAAGGAGCCGACCGACCGCACCGTCTTCGGCTTCACCTTCCCGGCTAGTTGGTTGCAGGGCGCCACCCCGCTGTTCATGCTGCTGGTCGCGCCATTGATCGCCTGGCAGCTCACCCGGCTCGGCGCACGGGTCGCCGTACCCGACAAGTTCGCCTTCGGTCTCCTGCTGGCCGGAGTCAGCTTCCTGCTGATGACCGTGGCGGCGGCGCTCGCGGCCGGGGGCGACCGGGTGTCCCCGCTCTGGCTGCTCTCGGTCTACCTGCTGCACGCCCTGGGCGAGATCGTGGTGGCCGCGGTCAGCATCAGCGCCATCGCCGACCTCGTCCCGCGGGCCTTCCTCGGCCAGGCGATCGGCGTCTACTGGTTGTTCGCCGCGCTGGGTGGCGGCCTGAGCGCCCAGGTGGCGGCGCTGATCGACGTGCTCTCGGGGCCGGTCTACTACGTCTCGCTCGCCGTGGTCGCGCTGGCGATCGGCGCCCTGTTCCTGGCCTTCCGCCGCCGGCTGAATGCGCCGTTCGTCGACGACGCACCCCAGCCCGCGCCGCCGACGCCGCCCGCGCCACGGGTCGCCCGCCCGGCGGGTCAGCAATGA
- a CDS encoding MFS transporter — MVDTTRSSAAAAVAPHRTAPTDRLFTSGWFRSLFVAELWERFGFYGMQAILVLYAVAPTDQGGLGLSPGSGAALFGAFIGITFMFALPGGWFADRVLGQQRALVTGLALISLGCFSLALPPSPLSLLGLLFVSAGFGLFKPNHQALVNMLAGTRGGARRRWPRSSSVSRRSACSHRW; from the coding sequence ATGGTGGACACGACCAGGTCCTCCGCCGCGGCCGCCGTCGCGCCGCACCGCACCGCACCGACCGACCGCCTGTTCACCAGTGGCTGGTTCCGCAGCCTGTTCGTCGCCGAGCTCTGGGAACGCTTCGGCTTCTACGGCATGCAGGCCATCCTGGTGCTGTACGCGGTCGCCCCGACCGACCAGGGTGGACTCGGCCTGAGCCCGGGCAGCGGCGCCGCACTGTTCGGGGCGTTCATCGGCATCACGTTCATGTTCGCGCTGCCCGGCGGCTGGTTCGCCGACCGGGTGCTGGGCCAACAGCGCGCGCTGGTGACCGGACTCGCCCTGATCTCCCTCGGCTGCTTCAGCCTTGCCCTGCCGCCGTCCCCGCTGTCCCTGCTCGGCCTGCTCTTCGTCTCCGCCGGTTTCGGGCTGTTCAAGCCCAACCACCAGGCGCTGGTCAACATGCTCGCCGGCACCCGGGGCGGCGCGAGGCGACGCTGGCCGCGTTCTTCGTCGGTATCCAGGCGATCGGCCTGCTCGCACCGTTGGTGA
- a CDS encoding PadR family transcriptional regulator, translating into MERRRVPNPLALAVLAWLLLEPMHPYELGRRLRQSGKDRHVKYTRSSLYMVVEQLTRVGFIVERETVRDGQRPERTVYEITDEGSQEFHDWLRALLAQPREEYPHFAVALSLLSLLPPDDAVEVLRKRLAALAIKIDESRVATDDALAQGVDWYFLVEERYALAVMEAESAFVADLIQSLAAPGYVKSWQEAMASRMGRP; encoded by the coding sequence ATGGAGCGACGTCGAGTGCCCAACCCGTTGGCGCTGGCCGTGCTCGCCTGGCTGCTCCTGGAGCCGATGCACCCCTACGAGTTGGGGCGCCGACTCCGGCAGAGCGGCAAGGACCGCCACGTCAAGTACACGCGGAGTTCGCTCTACATGGTGGTCGAGCAGCTCACGAGGGTGGGCTTCATCGTCGAGCGGGAGACGGTGCGCGATGGCCAGCGGCCGGAACGCACGGTGTACGAGATCACCGACGAGGGTAGCCAGGAGTTCCATGACTGGCTGCGTGCGCTGCTGGCGCAGCCGCGGGAGGAGTATCCGCACTTCGCCGTCGCGCTGTCGCTGCTGAGTCTGCTTCCGCCCGACGATGCCGTCGAGGTGCTCCGGAAGAGGCTGGCGGCGCTGGCCATCAAGATCGACGAGAGTCGCGTCGCCACCGACGACGCCCTTGCCCAGGGTGTCGACTGGTACTTCCTCGTCGAGGAGCGGTACGCGCTCGCGGTGATGGAGGCGGAGAGTGCCTTCGTCGCCGACCTGATCCAGTCGCTCGCCGCGCCGGGCTACGTGAAGTCGTGGCAGGAGGCCATGGCGAGTCGGATGGGACGACCGTGA
- a CDS encoding FAD-dependent monooxygenase yields the protein MTAAKRALVVGGGVAGPVAAMALRKAGIEATLYEAYPSMADGIGVTLTLAPNGVAAMRLVGADDAVRGIGLPMNRTVVSDGYGVRIGEFPHVSVQPTTLGLWRDELSRVLHEQAEAQGLRIEYGKRLVDAEETADGVVARFEDGTTATGDVLVGCDGVRSRVRTLVDPDAPRPAVMPLLNFGAAAEYAVPEADADSMYFVFGKKAFFGYWVQPDGRTAWFANVPDNRPMTYAKANEISAAQWLRELRTTFADDVPARQVVEHTNPDALVAIGSIESMPPVPRWYRGRMVLVGDAVHAPSPSSGQGASMAAESAIQVARCLRDFDDLPGAFAAYEKLRRERVEKIILRGKRTTNSKTVGPFAKTMMRIMMPLALRTFLNPEKTLGPEQRYRIDWDAPVTSELQTPVRA from the coding sequence ATGACAGCCGCAAAGAGGGCGCTGGTCGTCGGGGGTGGCGTTGCCGGCCCGGTGGCCGCGATGGCGCTGCGCAAGGCCGGCATCGAGGCGACGCTGTACGAGGCATATCCATCGATGGCCGACGGCATCGGTGTCACCCTGACGCTCGCGCCCAACGGGGTTGCGGCCATGCGCCTGGTGGGTGCCGACGATGCCGTCCGGGGCATCGGCCTGCCGATGAACCGCACCGTGGTCAGTGACGGCTACGGCGTGCGCATCGGCGAGTTCCCGCACGTCTCGGTCCAGCCGACCACGCTCGGGCTGTGGCGTGACGAGCTGTCCCGGGTGCTGCACGAGCAGGCCGAGGCGCAGGGCCTGCGCATCGAGTACGGCAAGCGTCTGGTGGACGCCGAGGAGACCGCGGACGGCGTCGTCGCCCGTTTCGAGGACGGCACCACCGCCACCGGGGACGTGCTGGTCGGGTGTGACGGCGTGCGCTCACGGGTGCGGACGCTGGTCGACCCGGACGCGCCGCGGCCCGCGGTGATGCCGTTGCTCAACTTCGGTGCGGCCGCGGAATACGCGGTACCGGAGGCGGATGCGGACTCGATGTACTTCGTCTTCGGCAAGAAGGCCTTCTTCGGCTACTGGGTGCAGCCTGACGGCCGGACGGCCTGGTTTGCCAACGTGCCGGACAACCGCCCGATGACGTACGCCAAGGCCAACGAGATCTCGGCGGCCCAGTGGCTGCGCGAGTTGCGCACCACCTTCGCCGACGACGTGCCGGCCCGGCAGGTGGTGGAGCACACCAACCCGGACGCCCTGGTCGCGATCGGATCGATCGAGAGCATGCCGCCTGTCCCGCGCTGGTACCGGGGTCGGATGGTGTTGGTCGGCGACGCGGTCCACGCCCCGTCGCCCTCCTCCGGGCAGGGTGCCTCGATGGCCGCCGAGAGTGCCATCCAGGTGGCCCGCTGCCTGCGGGACTTCGACGACCTGCCGGGCGCGTTCGCCGCATACGAGAAGCTGCGCCGGGAGCGGGTGGAGAAGATCATTCTGCGCGGGAAACGGACCACGAACAGCAAGACGGTCGGCCCGTTCGCCAAGACGATGATGCGGATCATGATGCCGCTCGCGCTGAGGACCTTCCTCAACCCGGAGAAGACCCTCGGCCCCGAGCAGCGGTACCGCATCGACTGGGACGCTCCGGTCACGTCGGAGCTGCAGACTCCCGTCCGAGCCTGA
- a CDS encoding toxin-antitoxin system HicB family antitoxin, with protein sequence MTLRLPEALKSRAEAAASAQGVSLNTWLVRSVQESLAPPGRRSGLIRSRVSGWIVG encoded by the coding sequence GTGACCCTCCGGCTGCCGGAGGCGCTGAAAAGTCGGGCGGAGGCGGCCGCCTCCGCCCAGGGGGTCTCGCTCAACACCTGGCTCGTCCGGTCCGTGCAGGAGTCGCTGGCGCCGCCGGGCCGGCGGTCCGGTCTGATCCGCAGCCGGGTCAGCGGCTGGATCGTCGGCTGA
- a CDS encoding DUF4097 family beta strand repeat-containing protein → MADIDSTVRTESFNCPDPADIQVHLGAGEALVELVDTVAVSVAVSPLSADAPADAVADLLRGTTVHFTRGRLVVQPPRRRPVPVRVVVQARPGSTVQLTGGDAHFTVSGRAGSLEVQSSGGGLTADQVDGKVKIRCGDGPLRLAESAGRLDARIGQGNVEIGRVAGGGARLTTGSGTVNIGTVEADLTLTTGANRIAIAEAAAGRIQVRTGPGSIRVGVRAGVTARVELSSRSGAARSDLPVSQTAGGNSALRIEAASTSGDIFVTTAS, encoded by the coding sequence ATGGCCGACATCGACTCCACCGTCCGCACCGAATCGTTCAACTGTCCCGACCCGGCCGACATTCAGGTCCATCTCGGTGCCGGTGAGGCGCTGGTAGAGCTGGTGGACACCGTCGCGGTGTCCGTCGCGGTGTCACCGCTGTCCGCAGACGCCCCAGCCGACGCCGTCGCCGATCTGCTGCGTGGCACGACCGTCCACTTCACCCGCGGGCGACTGGTCGTGCAGCCGCCTCGCCGGCGGCCGGTGCCGGTGCGGGTCGTCGTCCAGGCCCGACCCGGCTCGACGGTCCAGCTGACCGGCGGTGACGCCCATTTCACCGTCAGCGGGCGGGCTGGCTCGCTCGAGGTTCAGTCGAGCGGCGGCGGCCTGACCGCCGACCAGGTCGACGGCAAGGTCAAGATTCGGTGCGGGGACGGGCCGCTGCGGCTTGCCGAGAGCGCCGGTCGGCTCGACGCCCGGATCGGGCAGGGCAACGTCGAGATCGGCCGCGTCGCCGGCGGCGGCGCCCGGCTCACGACCGGCAGTGGCACGGTGAACATCGGCACCGTCGAGGCGGACCTCACCCTGACCACCGGGGCCAACCGGATCGCCATCGCCGAGGCGGCCGCCGGTCGGATCCAGGTCCGGACCGGGCCGGGTTCCATCCGCGTCGGTGTTCGCGCGGGGGTCACCGCCCGCGTCGAGTTGTCCAGCCGTAGCGGTGCGGCCCGCAGTGACCTGCCGGTCAGTCAGACCGCGGGCGGCAACTCCGCCCTGCGGATCGAGGCGGCGAGCACCAGCGGCGACATCTTCGTCACCACGGCCTCCTGA